The following coding sequences are from one Streptomyces sp. NBC_01232 window:
- a CDS encoding ArsR/SmtB family transcription factor, translating into MSNVKVLPLLEPDVVAACCPPLNERPMSAEEAEVAAKMFKALGDPVRLRLFSAVASHEGGEACVCDISDVGVSQPTVSHHLKKLKEAGLLSSERRGTWVYYRVEPSVLAAMGALLAGAAKTA; encoded by the coding sequence ATGTCGAATGTGAAGGTTCTGCCGCTGCTGGAGCCCGACGTCGTCGCGGCCTGCTGCCCGCCTCTGAACGAGCGCCCGATGTCGGCCGAGGAGGCCGAGGTCGCGGCGAAGATGTTCAAGGCCCTCGGTGACCCCGTGCGCCTGCGACTGTTCTCCGCTGTCGCCTCCCACGAGGGCGGGGAGGCGTGCGTGTGCGACATCTCCGACGTCGGTGTCTCCCAGCCCACCGTCTCCCACCACCTGAAGAAGCTCAAGGAGGCCGGGCTGCTGTCCTCCGAGCGCCGGGGTACGTGGGTGTACTACCGGGTCGAGCCGTCCGTGCTCGCCGCCATGGGCGCGCTGCTGGCCGGCGCCGCGAAGACAGCGTGA
- a CDS encoding MFS transporter encodes MSDLQSGVAATGTEVRSRPRAVLPALCLTQITSWGIVYYAFIVLNPAITADTGWSAGATTAAFSAALVVSAVAGIYVGRALDHRGPRTVMTAGSVLGSLSLLVIAAAPNLAVFFAGWLLAGAAMAAVLYQPAFAALTRWWGPDHIRALTIVTLAGGLASTVFAPLTAMLADHMSWRATYVVLAGILAALTVPAHAIALKAPWPPAPPSPPHVTSGHEGVVRSRAFWMLAVTFTLSAFAMYAVVIGLVPLLIERGYTTTQAAWALGLGGAGQTVGRTLYAMLARHLGVTARTVTLIALGALTTAALSTVAGPYALLVAVSVLAGVIRGNLTLLQATAVTDRWGTTHYGRLSGLLGAPAHAAAALAPFAGALLAGPLGGYPALFALLAALSITAAVAAFGTRPGNGPSG; translated from the coding sequence GTGAGCGACCTTCAAAGCGGCGTGGCCGCGACCGGGACGGAGGTCCGGTCGCGGCCACGCGCCGTCCTGCCCGCCCTCTGCCTCACCCAGATCACCAGCTGGGGCATCGTCTACTACGCCTTCATCGTCCTCAACCCGGCCATCACCGCCGACACCGGCTGGAGCGCGGGCGCAACCACCGCGGCGTTCTCCGCCGCCCTCGTCGTCTCCGCCGTCGCCGGGATCTACGTCGGCCGCGCCCTGGACCACCGCGGCCCCCGCACCGTCATGACGGCAGGCTCCGTCCTGGGTTCGCTGAGCCTGCTGGTGATAGCCGCGGCCCCCAACCTGGCCGTCTTCTTCGCCGGATGGCTGCTCGCCGGAGCTGCCATGGCCGCCGTCCTCTACCAGCCCGCCTTCGCCGCCCTCACCCGCTGGTGGGGCCCCGACCACATCCGCGCGCTCACGATCGTCACCCTCGCCGGCGGCCTCGCCTCCACCGTCTTCGCACCCCTCACCGCGATGCTCGCCGACCACATGTCCTGGCGCGCCACCTACGTAGTGCTCGCCGGCATCCTCGCGGCTCTGACCGTCCCGGCCCACGCGATCGCACTGAAAGCCCCCTGGCCGCCGGCTCCGCCGAGCCCGCCGCACGTCACCAGCGGCCACGAGGGCGTGGTGCGCAGCCGGGCGTTCTGGATGCTGGCCGTCACCTTCACCCTGTCCGCGTTCGCGATGTACGCCGTCGTCATCGGCCTCGTCCCCCTCCTGATCGAACGCGGCTACACCACCACCCAAGCCGCATGGGCGCTCGGCCTCGGCGGCGCCGGCCAAACCGTCGGCCGCACCCTGTACGCGATGCTCGCCCGCCACCTCGGCGTCACCGCCCGCACCGTCACCCTGATCGCACTCGGCGCCCTCACCACCGCAGCCCTCTCCACCGTGGCCGGCCCCTACGCCCTGCTCGTCGCGGTGTCCGTCCTCGCCGGTGTGATCCGCGGCAACCTCACCCTCCTCCAGGCCACCGCCGTCACCGACCGCTGGGGGACCACCCACTACGGCCGACTCTCCGGACTCCTCGGCGCACCCGCCCACGCGGCCGCAGCCCTCGCCCCCTTCGCCGGTGCCCTCCTCGCCGGACCCCTCGGCGGCTACCCCGCACTCTTCGCACTGCTTGCCGCACTGTCGATCACCGCCGCTGTCGCAGCATTCGGGACTCGTCCGGGCAACGGCCCGAGCGGATGA
- a CDS encoding GNAT family N-acetyltransferase, producing MTGVRIEALLPEHAEQVLGIYRSGIDEGNATFETKAPEWAAFDKAKLPDHRFVALDDDGRVLGWVAASAVSDRCAYAGVVEHSVYVHPDARGRGVARTLLDALAASTEAAGIWTIQSGIFPENTASLAVHARAGFRIIGTRERIGRHHGVWRNVVLLERRSSVAG from the coding sequence GTGACCGGCGTGCGGATCGAGGCGCTGCTGCCCGAGCACGCCGAGCAGGTGCTGGGCATCTACCGGTCGGGGATCGACGAGGGCAACGCCACCTTCGAGACGAAGGCCCCCGAGTGGGCCGCGTTCGACAAGGCCAAGCTGCCCGACCACCGCTTCGTCGCCCTCGACGACGACGGCCGGGTGCTGGGCTGGGTCGCGGCGAGCGCGGTCTCGGACCGGTGCGCGTACGCGGGCGTGGTCGAGCACTCCGTCTACGTCCACCCCGACGCCCGCGGCCGCGGCGTCGCCCGCACGCTGCTGGACGCACTGGCCGCCTCGACCGAGGCAGCCGGGATCTGGACCATCCAGTCCGGGATCTTTCCCGAGAACACCGCCAGCCTCGCCGTCCACGCACGAGCCGGTTTCCGCATCATCGGCACGCGTGAGCGCATCGGCCGCCATCACGGGGTCTGGCGCAACGTCGTACTGCTGGAGCGCCGCAGTTCCGTGGCGGGCTGA
- a CDS encoding NAD(P)-binding domain-containing protein → MSETTTELPVVVIGAGPAGLAAAAHLLDRDITPLVLEAGPLAGAAVREWAHVRLFSRWGELVDPAAEKLLAPTGWTKPAEDTYPSGGDWAERYLQPLADVLGEQVRYGARVTGVSRTGRDRVVDAERDAQPFVVHYESADGREQRLFARAVIDASGTWSTPSPAGGSGIAALGEKAAADRITYRVPDLKDPAVRARYAGKRTAVIGSGASAFTALAYLADLAKSEDGRGTHATWILRRGISGSTFGGGEADQLPARGALGLAAKAAVDGGYADAVTGFRTDTIEKTDDGRVALVGEDGRRLDPVDEIIVLTGLRPDLSFLDELRLGLDERLQAPVELAPLIDPNQHSCGTVYPHGVNELSHPEKDVYLVGMKSYGRAPTFLAMTGYEQVRSVAAHLAGDQEAAERVELTLPETGVCGGAGLFDEPAAAEETGGGCCAAPATLTIGAAPAPASTGGC, encoded by the coding sequence ATGAGTGAGACCACCACCGAGCTGCCCGTCGTCGTCATCGGGGCCGGCCCTGCCGGACTCGCGGCAGCAGCCCACCTCCTCGACCGCGACATCACCCCCCTCGTCCTGGAAGCCGGCCCGCTCGCCGGGGCCGCGGTGCGCGAGTGGGCTCACGTACGGCTGTTCTCCCGCTGGGGCGAGCTCGTCGACCCGGCCGCCGAGAAGCTCCTGGCCCCGACCGGCTGGACCAAGCCCGCCGAGGACACCTACCCCTCAGGCGGTGACTGGGCCGAGCGCTACCTTCAGCCGCTGGCCGATGTGCTCGGCGAGCAGGTCCGCTACGGAGCGCGCGTCACCGGCGTCTCCCGCACCGGCCGCGACCGCGTCGTCGATGCCGAACGGGACGCGCAGCCCTTCGTCGTCCACTACGAGAGCGCCGACGGCCGCGAGCAGCGCCTCTTCGCCCGCGCCGTCATCGACGCCTCCGGCACCTGGTCCACCCCCAGCCCCGCCGGCGGCAGCGGAATCGCCGCCCTCGGCGAGAAGGCCGCCGCCGACCGCATCACCTACCGTGTTCCGGACCTGAAGGACCCCGCCGTCCGCGCCCGCTACGCCGGGAAGCGCACTGCGGTCATCGGCTCCGGCGCCTCCGCCTTCACGGCCCTCGCCTACCTCGCCGACCTCGCCAAGTCCGAGGACGGCCGGGGGACTCACGCCACGTGGATCCTGCGCCGCGGGATCTCCGGCTCGACCTTCGGCGGCGGCGAGGCCGACCAGCTGCCCGCCCGCGGAGCCCTCGGCCTGGCGGCCAAGGCAGCCGTCGACGGCGGCTACGCCGACGCCGTCACCGGCTTCCGCACCGACACCATCGAGAAGACCGACGACGGCCGCGTCGCCCTGGTGGGCGAGGACGGCCGCCGCCTGGACCCGGTCGACGAGATCATCGTCCTCACCGGCCTCCGCCCCGACCTGTCCTTCCTGGACGAGCTGCGCCTGGGCCTGGACGAGCGGCTCCAGGCGCCGGTGGAGCTGGCGCCGCTGATCGACCCGAACCAGCACTCCTGCGGCACCGTCTACCCCCACGGCGTGAACGAGCTCTCCCACCCGGAGAAGGACGTCTACCTCGTCGGCATGAAGTCCTACGGACGCGCCCCCACCTTCCTCGCCATGACCGGCTACGAGCAGGTCCGCTCCGTCGCCGCCCACCTCGCCGGTGACCAGGAAGCCGCCGAGCGCGTCGAACTCACCCTCCCCGAAACCGGGGTGTGCGGGGGCGCCGGTCTCTTCGACGAGCCCGCAGCCGCGGAGGAGACCGGTGGCGGGTGCTGCGCGGCCCCGGCCACCCTCACCATCGGCGCAGCTCCCGCTCCCGCTTCGACCGGCGGCTGCTGA